A single window of Rhodamnia argentea isolate NSW1041297 chromosome 5, ASM2092103v1, whole genome shotgun sequence DNA harbors:
- the LOC115729220 gene encoding protein EXORDIUM-like 5, whose amino-acid sequence MSPTQFTVSLLLVLLLRPSNASLVPRPQQDQTLSLKTTPHPQIQYHNPKLPPRSLSLASSKKFEGSSDLVQLRYHMGPVLSNSPINLYLIWYGRWASPQKLLIKDFLLSISAASGRRSSSAAAQPPSPSVAEWWRTASLYTDQTGANVSRAVVVAGEHEDVACSHGRSLTRLSVQQVIATAARAARFPVDHRNGVYLVLTAEDVTMQDFCRAVCGFHYFTFPSMVGYTLPYAWVGNSGRQCPEVCAYPFAIPGYMGGAAAGGPKPLSPPNGDVGVDGMISVIGHELAELSSNPLVNAWYAGEDPTAPTEIGDLCEGLYGTGGGGGYIGQVMRDGGGRSFNMNGRSGRRFLVQWLWSPVLKACAGPNALD is encoded by the coding sequence CGTTCCTCGTCCTCAACAGGACCAGACCTTGAGCTTGAAAACCACCCCCCACCCGCAAATTCAGTACCACAACCCGAAGCTCCCGCCGCGATCCCTCTCCCTCGCCTCCTCCAAGAAATTCGAGGGCTCGTCGGACCTCGTCCAGCTCCGCTACCACATGGGCCCCGTCCTCTCCAACTCCCCCATCAACCTCTACCTCATCTGGTACGGCCGCTGGGCCTCCCCGCAGAAGCTCCTCATCAAGGACTTCCTCCTCTCCATCTCCGCCGCCTCCGGCCGCcgctcctcctccgccgcggcCCAGCCGCCGTCCCCCTCCGTGGCCGAGTGGTGGCGCACCGCCTCCCTCTACACCGACCAGACGGGCGCCAACGTGTCCCGCGCCGTCGTCGTCGCCGGCGAGCACGAGGACGTCGCCTGCTCCCACGGCCGCTCCCTCACGCGGCTCTCTGTCCAGCAGGTCATCGCCACCGCCGCGCGGGCCGCCCGATTCCCCGTCGACCACCGCAACGGCGTCTACCTCGTCCTCACCGCCGAGGACGTCACGATGCAGGACTTCTGCCGCGCCGTCTGCGGCTTCCACTACTTCACCTTCCCCTCCATGGTGGGCTACACCCTCCCCTACGCCTGGGTCGGCAACTCCGGCCGCCAGTGCCCGGAGGTCTGCGCCTACCCCTTCGCCATCCCCGGCTACATGGGCGGCGCCGCCGCCGGGGGGCCGAAGCCTCTGTCGCCGCCGAACGGGGACGTCGGCGTGGACGGCATGATCAGCGTGATCGGGCACGAGCTGGCGGAGCTGTCGTCGAACCCGCTGGTGAACGCGTGGTACGCCGGGGAGGACCCGACGGCGCCGACGGAGATCGGGGATCTCTGCGAGGGTCTCTACGGgacgggcggcggcggcgggtacATCGGGCAGGTGATGAGGGACGGAGGAGGGCGGAGCTTCAACATGAACGGGCGGAGCGGGCGGAGGTTCTTGGTGCAGTGGCTGTGGAGCCCCGTGCTGAAGGCTTGTGCCGGTCCAAATGCTTTggactaa
- the LOC115730512 gene encoding LOW QUALITY PROTEIN: metallothionein-like protein 4B (The sequence of the model RefSeq protein was modified relative to this genomic sequence to represent the inferred CDS: substituted 2 bases at 2 genomic stop codons), whose protein sequence is MADRSRTTAGCNDRCGCPDPCPGGGACRCTSISEASAGDDAHKRCTCGXHCSXNPCACTKTEAATGTDRRYCRCGNGCTCPTCAA, encoded by the exons ATGGCAGATCGGAGCAGAACCACCGCCGGCTGCAACGACCGGTGCGGCTGTCCTGACCCCTGTCCTGGCGGCGGTGCTTGCAG GTGCACGTCGATCAGTGAAGCCTCGGCCGGGGACGATGCTCACAAGCGGTGCACGTGCGGCTAGCACTGCAGCTGAAACCCTTGTGCATGCACCAAGACGGAGGCCGCCACCGGCACCGACAGGCGCTACTGCCGCTGCGGCAATGGCTGCACGTGCCCCACGTGCGCCGCCTGA